In the genome of bacterium, one region contains:
- a CDS encoding ankyrin repeat domain-containing protein, with product MFKRKLVLLMMLIVSLIPLISCGKSSDRAKSELLQMDLEYTDKNFFKVATEGNIIAVDLFLTAGIDPNIKNPNGYTALMLAGLNGHTEVCKSLLKNKKTDPNAKGPQEETALHLAARKGCTAAVQTILSFQANVDAEDKFGSTPLMYAAEYGQTRCCEALLIKGANINYQNKWGNTALMYAAKEGKTDTVKLLLERKANPNLTNTGGKTALKFAKARGAKDIVQLLTDAGATE from the coding sequence ATGTTCAAAAGAAAACTGGTTTTGCTCATGATGTTAATTGTTTCACTAATCCCGTTAATCTCTTGCGGGAAAAGTTCAGACCGCGCAAAATCGGAATTACTTCAAATGGATTTGGAGTATACCGATAAAAACTTTTTTAAAGTTGCTACGGAAGGAAATATTATCGCAGTAGATTTATTTTTAACCGCAGGGATTGACCCGAATATCAAGAATCCGAATGGATATACGGCGTTAATGCTTGCTGGATTAAATGGCCATACAGAAGTATGTAAATCGTTATTAAAAAACAAAAAAACTGACCCGAACGCGAAAGGTCCACAAGAAGAAACCGCATTACATCTTGCGGCAAGAAAAGGATGTACTGCAGCAGTACAAACGATATTAAGTTTTCAAGCGAACGTTGATGCGGAAGATAAATTTGGTTCAACACCGCTGATGTATGCGGCAGAATATGGACAGACCCGATGTTGTGAAGCGCTCTTGATTAAAGGAGCAAACATTAATTATCAGAATAAATGGGGCAATACCGCTTTGATGTATGCAGCAAAAGAAGGTAAAACTGATACTGTGAAATTACTCCTTGAACGAAAAGCGAATCCGAATTTAACCAATACCGGCGGGAAAACTGCGTTGAAATTCGCGAAAGCTCGTGGTGCCAAAGATATCGTTCAACTGCTTACCGACGCGGGCGCAACCGAATAA
- a CDS encoding ATP-binding protein, with protein sequence MTPQIIIQKFKEPFKKIVRVTLRTKLMIAFFLTVIVCLAVVFVLSQRVIKHRFDEIAKEQITDALSRIDNELKITGNEITGKLEKIAQITELKRKMLMRYESSGFDYLGLSNQLIDLMQSTGLDILEITDHDGKVLASAHEPGKIGSIKSDDVFLQTALTGKNAQGISIENLVSGSYLALKSSVPIYHRGEIIGVLTGGYLMNSEFIQRLKRVGAVDLGLVQGNNLVVSTLVDSQGKPITQLHLSAEFLSSIRSSKIPLMQRFVLNQTEFSIGGMPLITGNKSVGILLVAVSQEKLQQTVADLRRNIIWFGFFGMCIALLVAYLIAKRITYPLDKLVEGSVAIAKGDYDIQIPITSKDELGALVSSYNYMAKELRENREKLITAMRVAEWQEVAKRIAHEIKNPLTPIQLSIQNLQQSYNRKAANFDEVLQESTQTILEEVENLYKIVNAFSEFARMPKPQPEWIELSEVIESTVTLYSSGQDQIQFKVKVNEQIPKIYADPEQLRRAFSNLIKNAIDAMPNGGTLTISVQPTILNERPAVQISFADTGEGMTQETKSKLFMPYFSTKQKGTGLGLSMVDRIVSDHGGKIEVVSEVNQGSTFIIVIPVYNEAFNVSKE encoded by the coding sequence ATGACGCCGCAAATTATAATTCAGAAATTTAAAGAGCCGTTTAAGAAAATCGTTAGGGTAACCTTACGAACGAAATTAATGATTGCATTTTTCCTTACCGTAATCGTTTGTTTAGCGGTAGTGTTCGTTTTATCCCAACGAGTTATCAAACATCGATTCGATGAAATAGCTAAAGAGCAAATAACCGATGCATTATCTCGGATTGATAACGAACTGAAAATAACTGGAAATGAAATCACTGGCAAACTAGAAAAAATCGCGCAAATAACTGAACTGAAACGGAAAATGCTGATGCGGTATGAAAGTTCCGGGTTCGATTATCTCGGGTTATCCAACCAATTGATAGATTTAATGCAATCAACCGGGTTAGATATTCTAGAAATAACTGACCATGATGGGAAAGTTTTGGCATCAGCGCACGAACCTGGAAAAATCGGTTCCATCAAATCGGATGATGTCTTTCTGCAGACTGCGCTTACCGGAAAAAATGCTCAGGGGATTAGCATTGAGAATCTAGTTTCCGGAAGTTATTTGGCATTGAAATCGAGTGTACCGATATATCACCGAGGAGAAATTATCGGCGTACTTACCGGCGGATACTTAATGAATTCGGAATTTATCCAGCGATTGAAACGGGTTGGTGCGGTTGACCTTGGGCTGGTTCAAGGAAATAATCTGGTAGTGAGTACTCTCGTTGATAGTCAAGGGAAACCAATAACGCAACTACACCTAAGTGCTGAATTCTTGAGTTCAATTCGGTCGTCGAAAATCCCGTTGATGCAGCGGTTTGTTTTGAATCAAACCGAGTTCAGTATTGGTGGTATGCCGTTGATAACCGGAAACAAATCAGTAGGTATTCTACTCGTTGCTGTATCACAGGAGAAACTCCAGCAGACAGTAGCAGATTTACGTCGTAATATTATCTGGTTTGGGTTTTTCGGTATGTGTATTGCGCTGTTGGTAGCATATCTTATTGCGAAACGAATCACGTATCCACTGGATAAATTGGTTGAAGGGTCAGTTGCAATTGCAAAAGGAGATTATGATATCCAAATTCCGATAACCAGCAAAGATGAACTTGGAGCGCTCGTATCATCTTATAACTATATGGCGAAAGAATTACGTGAGAATCGGGAGAAACTGATTACGGCAATGCGAGTTGCCGAATGGCAGGAAGTCGCTAAACGGATTGCGCATGAAATCAAAAATCCGTTAACTCCGATTCAGCTCTCAATCCAGAATCTTCAACAAAGTTATAATCGCAAAGCGGCTAATTTTGATGAGGTATTGCAGGAGTCAACTCAAACGATTCTTGAGGAAGTCGAGAATCTCTATAAAATCGTCAACGCGTTCTCCGAATTCGCTCGGATGCCAAAACCCCAGCCGGAATGGATAGAATTGTCGGAAGTGATAGAAAGTACCGTTACCCTCTATTCCAGTGGACAAGACCAGATACAATTTAAGGTTAAGGTAAACGAACAAATCCCGAAAATATATGCTGACCCGGAACAGTTACGGCGTGCGTTTTCAAACCTGATTAAAAACGCTATTGATGCAATGCCGAACGGTGGAACGTTGACTATCTCCGTTCAGCCGACAATACTAAACGAGCGACCAGCGGTTCAAATATCTTTTGCTGATACTGGGGAAGGAATGACGCAGGAAACGAAAAGTAAACTCTTTATGCCATATTTTTCTACTAAACAGAAAGGTACTGGACTGGGACTCTCCATGGTTGACCGTATCGTTTCCGACCACGGGGGAAAAATTGAAGTTGTATCTGAAGTGAATCAAGGGAGTACGTTTATTATTGTTATCCCGGTTTACAATGAAGCATTTAACGTGTCGAAAGAATAA